In the genome of Vicia villosa cultivar HV-30 ecotype Madison, WI linkage group LG7, Vvil1.0, whole genome shotgun sequence, one region contains:
- the LOC131618001 gene encoding E3 ubiquitin-protein ligase ATL4-like produces MDTVTPPSVTPPSLHRSSPLQNISPSILIIVTILAITVIVSVAIFFLLRHLNCNRLRRVASDRYPTTYTVSHPSHWISPELRPSVIDALPLFPYSSVSRRSSTVTAADCAVCLSKFRNSDLLRSLPLCLHAFHAECIDTWLSSNLSCPLCRSSIFTSDSDLNKILRSTSSDSFPIEIGNISRRRPESVSVSVIEIDTNAESVGDGRSYSIGSFEYYVEEPSEVLFTQDHRRSISDQKDIHIPVLPANPPISHETLETVTGNTGSGYWLKEYMDRLSASISSRTASFRSSGRFFGGGGSSRRIEPVDYDVEGNRIGEEITEMFSWLSSGV; encoded by the coding sequence ATGGATACAGTTACACCACCGTCAGTTACACCTCCGTCACTTCACCGTTCTTCTCCGTTACAGAATATCAGTCCCAGCATTCTCATTATCGTTACGATTCTCGCCATCACAGTTATCGTTTCCGTTGCTATCTTTTTCCTTCTCCGCCACCTCAACTGCAACCGTCTCCGCCGTGTCGCCTCCGATCGATATCCTACCACATACACTGTATCGCATCCAAGCCACTGGATCTCTCCGGAGCTACGTCCTTCAGTCATTGACGCCTTGCCGCTGTTCCCGTACTCCTCAGTATCTCGCCGATCTTCCACTGTCACCGCCGCTGACTGCGCCGTATGCTTATCGAAGTTCCGAAACAGCGACCTCCTCCGTTCTCTACCTCTCTGTTTGCACGCATTCCATGCTGAATGTATAGACACGTGGCTCAGTTCGAATCTATCCTGTCCGCTCTGTCGCTCTTCCATTTTTACTTCCGATTCCGACCTCAACAAGATTCTCCGATCAACTTCCTCCGATAGTTTTCCTATTGAAATAGGAAATATAAGCCGGCGAAGACCGGAATCCGTCTCCGTCTCCGTCATCGAAATAGATACAAATGCGGAATCCGTCGGCGACGGAAGATCGTACTCCATTGGATCATTTGAGTATTATGTAGAGGAGCCATCGGAAGTTCTTTTCACTCAAGATCACCGGAGAAGTATCTCCGATCAGAAAGATATTCACATTCCAGTACTCCCTGCGAATCCTCCAATATCACATGAAACGTTAGAGACCGTCACTGGAAATACCGGAAGTGGATACTGGCTGAAGGAGTACATGGACAGGCTTTCGGCTTCTATATCATCGCGAACGGCGTCGTTTCGTAGCTCCGGTAGGTTCTTCGGTGGTGGCGGAAGTAGTCGGAGAATTGAGCCGGTGGATTATGACGTGGAAGGTAACAGAATTGGTGAAGAGATTACCGAAATGTTTAGTTGGCTTTCGTCAGGGGTATGA
- the LOC131616128 gene encoding 1-aminocyclopropane-1-carboxylate oxidase homolog 12-like: MGTTDTTKPNLDSTLNERKAFEETKAGVKGLVDAGINNIPSLFHHQPDKYQKSNTTNHAIPVIDLSDIHQGTVDRIKEACETWGFFQVVNHGIPLTVLEELKDGVKRFHEMDAQVKKDLYSRDQDRSFIYNSNYAIYSSPALNWIDTFKCYLAPETPKPQDFPIVCRDILLEYGKHMMNLGTLLFELLSQALGLNPNHLEDMDCAEGLIALCHYYPPCPQPELAMGLTKHSDNDFLTVLLQDHIGGLQVLHQDKWIDIKPVPGALIVNVGDLLQLITNDRFKSVEHRVLANRVGPRISVACFFSTGQRSSSKLYGPMKELLSEENPPKYRETTVAEYVAYFEAKGLDGTSALTHYRI; the protein is encoded by the exons ATGGGAACCACTGATACAACCAAGCCTAACCTTGATTCAACGTTGAATGAGCGCAAAGCATTTGAAGAAACAAAAGCTGGTGTCAAAGGACTTGTTGATGCAGGTATTAATAACATCCCAAGCTTATTCCATCATCAACCTGACAAATATCAGAAATCCAACACCACAAACCATGCTATTCCTGTCATAGACCTTTCAGATATTCACCAAGGGACTGTTGACAGAATCAAGGAAGCATGTGAAACTTGGGGTTTTTTTCAGGTTGTTAATCATGGAATTCCTTTGACTGTTCTTGAAGAATTGAAAGATGGTGTTAAGAGGTTTCATGAGATGGATGCACAAGTCAAAAAAGATTTGTATTCAAGAGATCAAGATAGATCGTTTATTTATAATAGCAATTATGCTATTTATAGCTCACCAGCACTCAATTGGATTGATACTTTTAAGTGTTACTTAGCTCCTGAAACTCCAAAACCACAAGATTTTCCTATAGTATGCAG GGATATACTGCTAGAATATGGGAAACACATGATGAACCTTGGGACTTTATTGTTTGAATTGTTGTCACAAGCTTTAGGACTGAATCCAAACCATCTAGAAGATATGGATTGTGCTGAAGGACTAATTGCACTTTGTCACTACTATCCTCCATGTCCTCAACCAGAATTGGCTATGGGATTAACCAAGCATTCTGACAATGATTTTCTCACAGTGCTTCTACAGGATCATATCGGTGGCCTTCAAGTTCTTCATCAAGATAAATGGATTGATATAAAACCTGTCCCCGGGGCTCTCATAGTTAATGTCGGAGATCTTTTGCAG cTTATAACAAATGACAGATTCAAGAGTGTTGAACATAGAGTACTTGCCAATCGTGTCGGTCCAAGAATATCTGTTGCATGCTTTTTCTCCACAGGGCAGAGGTCATCCTCAAAGCTGTATGGACCTATGAAGGAGCTTTTATCAGAAGAGAATCCTCCCAAATATAGAGAAACCACAGTTGCTGAATATGTAGCCTACTTTGAAGCAAAGGGACTTGATGGTACTTCTGCTCTTACACATTACAGAATTTGA
- the LOC131616130 gene encoding 10 kDa chaperonin 1, chloroplastic-like: MASTFLTLPTPFLHKSTAASFSNSKLSLLKRNSLKINAISKQWEPTKVVPQADRVLIRLEELSQTTAGGILLPKSAVKFERYLTGEVLSVGAEAENVKAGAKVLFNDVSAYEVDLGTEAKHCFCKSSDLLAVVE, from the exons ATGGCTTCCACATTTCTCACCTTACCAACTCCTTTCCTTCACAAATCAACCGCCGCTTCTTTCTCCAACTCAAAACTCTCAC TTTTGAAGAGGAACTCTTTGAAGATTAACGCAATTTCCAAGCAATGGGAACCAACTaag GTTGTGCCTCAGGCTGATAGGGTTCTTATTCGTCTCGAGGAACTATCACAA ACAACCGCTGGTGGAATTTTGTTGCCAAAGTCAGCTGTTAAATTTGAGCGATATCTCACCGGCGAA GTCCTAAGTGTTGGTGCCGAGGCTGAAAATGTAAAGGCCGGTGCCAAG GTACTATTCAATGACGTAAGTGCTTATGAG GTGGATTTGGGAACTGAGGCGAAGCACTGCTTCTGTAAATCAAGTGACTTGTTGGCCGTGGTTGAGTAG